A window of Dorea formicigenerans contains these coding sequences:
- the sigF gene encoding RNA polymerase sporulation sigma factor SigF, translated as MDHTIALIQRSHEGDEEARARLVEENAGLVWCIVKRFHNRGVETEDLFQIGNIGLIKAIDKFDLSYDVKFSTYAVPMISGEIKRFLRDDGMIKVSRSLKELAYKAYLLKEDLQNQWGREPTVGELSERLGVEQEELVMALDAGGDVESLHKPIYQKDGQEIRLMDKLEEKSEEHEQVLNHIVLTELLGVLNQDEKRLIYLRYFAEQTQSQVGRELGISQVQVSRMEKKILGQLKNAYFHGKPTY; from the coding sequence ATGGACCACACAATCGCTCTGATTCAGAGATCTCACGAAGGAGATGAAGAAGCAAGAGCACGATTGGTGGAGGAAAATGCAGGACTTGTCTGGTGTATAGTGAAACGTTTCCATAACCGGGGTGTGGAAACGGAAGATTTATTTCAGATTGGAAATATCGGTCTGATTAAAGCAATCGACAAATTTGACCTGAGCTACGATGTGAAATTTTCAACTTACGCTGTGCCGATGATTTCCGGTGAAATCAAACGTTTCTTACGGGATGACGGCATGATAAAAGTCAGCCGTTCTTTAAAAGAACTGGCGTACAAAGCATATTTGTTGAAAGAAGATTTACAGAATCAGTGGGGGCGTGAACCGACTGTGGGCGAACTTTCAGAGCGTCTGGGAGTCGAGCAGGAGGAATTGGTCATGGCACTGGATGCAGGCGGAGACGTCGAGTCCTTGCATAAGCCTATTTATCAAAAAGACGGACAGGAAATCCGTCTCATGGACAAGCTTGAGGAAAAGAGCGAAGAACATGAGCAGGTTCTGAATCATATAGTTCTGACGGAACTTCTTGGAGTGTTGAATCAGGACGAAAAAAGACTCATTTATCTGCGCTATTTTGCGGAGCAGACCCAGTCCCAGGTCGGACGCGAGCTTGGAATTTCACAAGTTCAGGTCTCAAGAATGGAAAAGAAAATACTCGGACAGCTTAAAAATGCATATTTTCATGGAAAGCCGACATACTAA
- the spoIIAB gene encoding anti-sigma F factor, with translation MDHTNEMQLIFDSRSSNESFARVTVAAFMTSLNPTVEEVSDVKTAVSEAVTNAIIHGYEGEVHNICIRCRTKEQTLFVEIEDFGKGIEDVEKAMEPLFTTKAEAERSGMGFSFMEAFMDSLEVESTPGKGTLVKMSKIIGKGRKIWTTQSL, from the coding sequence ATGGATCACACGAATGAAATGCAACTTATCTTCGACAGTCGTTCTAGCAACGAATCATTTGCCAGGGTGACGGTAGCAGCATTTATGACATCGCTTAATCCGACAGTAGAGGAAGTATCTGATGTAAAAACAGCAGTGTCGGAAGCTGTGACAAATGCAATCATACATGGATATGAAGGAGAAGTACATAATATCTGTATCCGGTGCAGAACGAAAGAACAGACGCTTTTTGTGGAAATTGAAGATTTTGGAAAAGGTATCGAAGATGTTGAAAAGGCAATGGAACCACTTTTTACAACAAAAGCGGAAGCGGAACGATCCGGAATGGGATTTTCCTTTATGGAAGCATTTATGGATAGTCTGGAAGTGGAATCAACGCCGGGAAAAGGGACACTTGTAAAAATGTCGAAAATCATTGGAAAAGGAAGGAAAATATGGACCACACAATCGCTCTGA
- a CDS encoding LTA synthase family protein → MKKLRKEEVIAYWKERRERRARILEERRNGAFAQKMKPVYQFMNRFSLIFHALLACLINFAIEAISRHSLVQAWSYMTQTPLVFLYNAFMIFMTFTVVYLFRRRVFARIIIGVLWMILGICNGYMLMKRVTPFNAQDLKVATDAVSLINNYFNGFEIVIVLVGIAAVIIWLISMWRRGGQYEGKIHRLLAIAGVAVCAMLFSFTTDQAIDKRVLSTYFGNIAFAYEDYGLPYCFMSSVFNTGIDEPNDYNKETIDQITNNGEMAENKTGRASDDLPNIIVVQLESYFDVDEAEFFTTSEDACPNLHEMYKNYSSGYFKVPSVGAGTANTEFEVLTGMNMRFFGPGEYPYKTVVKNQPCESAATALSALGYGTHGLHNNGGNFYSRAKVYDHMGFDSFTSKEFMNILQLTPNGWAKDEVLVDNIMEAMDTTEQQDFVFTVSVQGHGDYPEEQLIENPKIKVEGIDDEAKKNKWEYYVNMVYEMDQFAGDLVKAVEDRGEPAVVVFYGDHLPTMGLTAEDLKSRYLYNTNYVIWDNIGLEQQDRNIPAYQLMADVMNRLDIHSGTLFNYHQQRQNSKNYLSDLELLQYDILYGKQYVYKGNPPITEGHMEMGVKDATLTNIVPYLEKGYSLYGENFTKSSKVYVNGEKQKSTFLNNTRIVLPSTELSEGDVITVSQVGSSNTIFRTTDEYIYQGGQLVRQEGTGTDTTKSWTEQENEEK, encoded by the coding sequence ATGAAAAAGCTGCGAAAGGAAGAGGTTATAGCATACTGGAAGGAACGTAGAGAGCGAAGGGCAAGAATACTGGAAGAGAGAAGAAATGGTGCATTTGCGCAGAAGATGAAACCTGTCTATCAGTTTATGAACCGGTTTTCTCTGATATTTCACGCGCTTTTAGCATGTCTGATCAACTTTGCAATTGAGGCAATTTCAAGACATTCACTTGTTCAGGCATGGAGCTATATGACACAGACACCACTCGTCTTCCTTTACAATGCATTTATGATATTTATGACATTTACGGTGGTATACCTGTTCCGGCGAAGGGTGTTCGCAAGAATCATTATCGGTGTACTTTGGATGATTCTTGGAATCTGTAACGGTTACATGCTGATGAAGCGAGTGACACCGTTCAATGCCCAGGACCTGAAGGTAGCAACCGATGCGGTCAGCCTGATCAACAATTATTTCAATGGATTTGAGATCGTGATCGTATTGGTGGGAATTGCAGCGGTCATTATATGGCTGATTTCCATGTGGCGCCGCGGTGGTCAGTATGAAGGAAAAATACACCGGCTTCTGGCAATTGCCGGAGTGGCTGTATGTGCCATGTTATTCAGCTTCACAACAGATCAGGCAATTGATAAGCGAGTGCTTTCCACATACTTTGGAAATATTGCGTTTGCCTATGAGGATTACGGACTTCCGTACTGCTTTATGTCCAGTGTATTTAATACAGGAATCGATGAGCCGAATGATTATAATAAGGAGACTATTGATCAGATTACGAATAACGGAGAAATGGCCGAGAATAAAACAGGGCGTGCCTCTGATGATCTTCCGAATATCATTGTGGTTCAGTTAGAGTCTTATTTTGATGTAGATGAGGCGGAATTTTTCACAACAAGCGAAGATGCATGCCCGAATCTGCATGAGATGTACAAGAATTATTCTTCTGGATATTTCAAAGTTCCGTCTGTAGGAGCCGGAACCGCGAATACAGAGTTCGAAGTGCTGACAGGAATGAATATGCGTTTCTTCGGACCTGGAGAGTATCCGTATAAAACAGTTGTCAAGAACCAGCCATGTGAGAGTGCTGCAACAGCTCTTTCAGCACTGGGATACGGTACTCATGGACTGCACAATAACGGAGGTAACTTCTACAGTCGTGCAAAAGTCTATGATCATATGGGATTTGACAGTTTTACAAGTAAAGAGTTTATGAATATTCTTCAGCTTACGCCAAATGGATGGGCAAAGGACGAGGTTCTGGTAGACAATATTATGGAAGCTATGGATACGACCGAGCAGCAGGATTTCGTATTTACCGTCAGTGTGCAGGGACATGGAGATTACCCGGAGGAGCAGCTGATTGAGAATCCGAAGATCAAAGTAGAAGGTATCGATGACGAAGCAAAGAAGAATAAATGGGAATATTATGTAAACATGGTCTATGAGATGGACCAGTTTGCAGGAGATCTTGTGAAAGCAGTGGAAGATCGTGGAGAACCTGCAGTTGTCGTATTCTACGGAGACCATTTACCGACTATGGGACTTACCGCAGAAGATTTAAAGAGCCGTTATCTCTATAACACAAATTATGTGATCTGGGATAACATCGGACTGGAACAGCAGGATAGAAATATTCCGGCTTATCAGCTAATGGCGGATGTGATGAACCGCCTGGATATTCATTCCGGAACATTGTTCAATTATCATCAGCAGAGACAGAATTCCAAGAATTACCTGTCAGACTTAGAGCTTCTCCAGTATGATATTCTGTATGGCAAGCAGTATGTTTACAAGGGCAATCCGCCGATTACGGAAGGTCATATGGAAATGGGTGTGAAGGACGCTACGCTGACGAACATCGTTCCGTATCTGGAAAAAGGCTACAGCCTGTATGGCGAGAACTTTACGAAGTCAAGTAAGGTTTACGTCAATGGCGAGAAGCAAAAGAGTACATTTTTAAATAATACACGAATCGTTCTTCCAAGCACAGAGCTTAGCGAGGGAGATGTTATCACTGTCAGCCAGGTAGGATCCAGCAATACAATCTTCAGAACGACGGACGAATACATTTACCAGGGCGGACAGCTTGTAAGGCAGGAAGGAACAGGAACTGATACAACAAAATCCTGGACAGAACAGGAAAACGAGGAAAAATAA
- a CDS encoding STAS domain-containing protein, whose translation MKYQVQENCLTIFLPHELDHHNAEEIRRESDHLIIRNHIRYIIFDFAETDFMDSSGIGMIMGRYRQIYMLGGEICAAHANERVKKILTMSGVTKIMEIIEEDQ comes from the coding sequence TTGAAATATCAAGTACAGGAAAACTGTCTCACAATTTTTCTCCCCCACGAACTGGATCACCACAATGCGGAGGAAATTCGCCGGGAATCCGACCATCTGATCATACGAAATCATATCCGTTACATCATATTTGATTTTGCGGAGACAGATTTTATGGACAGTTCGGGGATTGGAATGATCATGGGACGTTACAGACAGATTTATATGCTGGGCGGAGAAATCTGTGCAGCCCACGCAAATGAGCGTGTCAAAAAAATATTAACCATGTCCGGTGTGACAAAAATAATGGAAATCATAGAGGAGGATCAGTAA
- a CDS encoding stage V sporulation protein AA, with amino-acid sequence MAGSKETVYIKADRNVEVTDPCVKLGDILSMECANPTVLPKLKTIKLLRFHGVDKKTQNRVAVSILKVIECIHAEYPEIEVQNLGEQDFIITYEEQQSVGGVWHILKTSQVVLISFMGAAFSIMAFNNDVGVTKMFSQIYELVTGTKSDGFTVLEFTYSIGIAIGILTFFNHFGKRRFSVDPTPIEVEMRLYENDLQTTLIENISRKEQELDVGTKYTTGSHRS; translated from the coding sequence ATGGCTGGCAGTAAAGAGACTGTTTATATAAAGGCAGACCGGAATGTGGAAGTCACGGATCCGTGTGTAAAATTAGGGGATATTCTGTCCATGGAATGTGCAAATCCAACAGTTCTGCCGAAGCTTAAGACAATCAAACTTCTGCGGTTTCATGGAGTTGATAAAAAGACACAAAATCGTGTCGCGGTTTCCATTTTGAAAGTTATCGAATGTATACATGCAGAATATCCGGAGATTGAAGTCCAGAATCTGGGTGAGCAGGACTTTATCATCACTTATGAGGAACAGCAAAGCGTGGGCGGTGTCTGGCACATTTTAAAAACAAGTCAAGTTGTACTGATTAGTTTTATGGGAGCGGCGTTTTCCATTATGGCATTCAACAATGACGTCGGTGTGACAAAAATGTTCAGTCAGATTTATGAACTGGTAACAGGAACAAAAAGTGATGGATTTACAGTGCTGGAATTTACGTATAGTATCGGAATTGCCATTGGAATTCTGACATTTTTCAATCATTTTGGAAAGAGGAGATTTTCCGTAGATCCAACTCCGATAGAAGTGGAAATGCGTCTGTATGAGAATGATCTTCAGACGACTTTGATTGAAAATATTTCCAGAAAGGAGCAGGAATTAGATGTGGGCACAAAATATACTACTGGCAGTCATCGGTCTTAG
- a CDS encoding bifunctional folylpolyglutamate synthase/dihydrofolate synthase yields the protein MNSKPVNYKEAVEYIESIPKFTQKHTQEHTREFLERLGRPAFDRKVVHVAGTNGKGSVCAYIQAILEAEGKKTGFFTSPHLISINERIQIGREPIDNEKFYQVFEHVYDVVKKMEEEGIPHPSYFEFLFGMGLSAFEKSDVEYIVLETGLGGRLDATNAFPCPALTVITSISLDHTMILGNTIEQIAAEKAGIIKEGTPVIFDGNDEAAAEIIRNTAREHHAPCREIGKNAFEIREVTRKHIAFSRTNAYHKDVIWQVPICGIYQVKNAEIAIEAVQCLLGNKPEHEEMWRDAVAKIQWQGRMEECADHFIIDGAHNPGAIEAFVESVRALKEEEPPILIFSAVSDKKYEQMIEYLCRHLQTKAFVVTEIEDKRRVPAGELGEIFKRYATCPVYVKADVKDAIACAYEMRTKETYIYCIGSLYLAGMVEKALQEVETSC from the coding sequence ATGAATAGTAAGCCTGTTAACTACAAGGAGGCAGTCGAGTATATCGAAAGCATTCCGAAGTTTACACAAAAACACACGCAGGAGCACACAAGAGAGTTCTTAGAGCGGCTTGGCAGACCGGCATTTGACCGGAAGGTGGTACATGTGGCAGGAACCAATGGCAAAGGTTCTGTGTGTGCATATATTCAGGCGATCTTAGAAGCTGAGGGGAAGAAGACGGGATTTTTTACTTCCCCTCATCTTATATCTATCAACGAGCGGATTCAGATAGGAAGAGAGCCGATTGACAACGAAAAATTTTATCAGGTCTTTGAGCATGTCTATGATGTCGTGAAAAAAATGGAAGAAGAGGGAATTCCACATCCATCTTATTTTGAATTTTTATTTGGCATGGGACTAAGTGCATTTGAAAAATCTGATGTAGAATATATTGTTCTGGAGACAGGACTGGGGGGAAGACTGGATGCAACCAATGCATTTCCGTGTCCGGCGCTGACAGTTATTACATCGATCAGCCTGGATCACACCATGATCCTCGGGAATACAATAGAGCAGATTGCGGCAGAAAAAGCAGGGATCATCAAAGAAGGAACGCCGGTGATTTTTGACGGAAATGATGAGGCAGCAGCCGAGATTATCCGAAATACGGCGAGAGAGCATCATGCGCCATGTCGGGAAATCGGGAAAAATGCGTTCGAAATCCGGGAAGTTACCCGCAAACATATTGCATTTTCACGGACAAATGCTTATCATAAAGATGTTATCTGGCAAGTGCCGATCTGTGGTATCTATCAGGTGAAAAATGCAGAGATTGCAATCGAAGCAGTCCAGTGTCTGCTTGGGAATAAACCAGAGCATGAAGAAATGTGGCGCGATGCCGTTGCTAAAATCCAATGGCAGGGACGTATGGAAGAATGCGCAGACCATTTTATCATTGACGGAGCCCACAACCCGGGAGCAATCGAAGCGTTTGTAGAAAGCGTTCGTGCACTGAAAGAGGAAGAACCGCCGATTCTCATATTTTCAGCGGTATCTGATAAAAAATATGAGCAGATGATAGAATATCTTTGCAGACATTTGCAGACGAAAGCGTTTGTTGTGACAGAGATTGAAGATAAAAGAAGAGTTCCGGCCGGCGAACTGGGGGAGATTTTTAAGCGATATGCAACGTGTCCGGTGTATGTGAAGGCTGATGTAAAAGATGCCATAGCATGTGCCTATGAGATGCGTACCAAAGAGACATACATTTACTGTATTGGTTCTCTTTACCTGGCAGGAATGGTAGAAAAGGCGCTACAGGAGGTGGAGACGTCATGTTAA
- a CDS encoding tetratricopeptide repeat protein, whose translation MDYTVKLAYQSNYWYNDGLAKAQVRDMSGAITSLKKSLQYNRANLAARNLLGLVYYGRGDVIEALVEWILSKNFQPKDNIASYFISKVQETPGELEEINQAVKRYNQSLEYARQGGEDLAIIQLKKAVAAHPTYVKAYQLLALLYIKTEQYASARQILRKVHRLDATDEKTIRYMHELTEIRKERPMSVKQSAKNQQKTVKYQLGNESIIQPVPTGIKEKASIHTVANIAVGVLVGVAVMWFLIMPAINSSEKKALNKQTVSFSDQIAEQKSQISALKTELETYRASSEETENAQATAASTQDSYEVVMNIAEHYKSEDMSNAAMAEELMKVNADSLGAVGRAKFDELTGKIYPDACKKQYRAAKEAYDSGEYDTVISSLETVMQMDESYNDGAAMLLLAQGYEKKGDQDKANTTYQKIIETWPDTDVATQAQQALDAQSGNTDNSDSKKSDDTKKNSDNDDNGDNNN comes from the coding sequence ATGGACTACACAGTGAAACTAGCGTACCAGTCTAACTACTGGTACAATGACGGACTGGCAAAAGCCCAGGTAAGGGATATGTCCGGTGCGATTACATCACTGAAGAAAAGTCTTCAGTATAACCGGGCGAACCTGGCCGCCAGAAATCTTCTCGGACTTGTTTACTACGGGCGTGGAGATGTGATTGAAGCGCTGGTGGAGTGGATCCTCAGCAAGAATTTTCAACCAAAAGACAATATAGCCAGTTATTTTATCAGTAAAGTACAGGAGACGCCGGGAGAACTGGAAGAGATCAACCAGGCAGTCAAACGATACAATCAAAGTCTGGAATATGCAAGACAGGGTGGAGAAGATCTTGCGATTATCCAGTTAAAAAAAGCAGTAGCAGCACACCCGACTTACGTCAAAGCATACCAGCTTCTGGCATTGCTTTATATTAAGACCGAGCAGTATGCCAGTGCGAGACAGATACTCAGGAAAGTACACAGACTGGATGCAACAGATGAAAAGACAATCCGTTACATGCATGAACTTACTGAGATAAGAAAAGAACGTCCGATGAGTGTCAAGCAGTCTGCGAAAAATCAGCAGAAAACGGTTAAATACCAGCTTGGAAATGAAAGCATTATTCAGCCGGTGCCGACCGGGATCAAAGAAAAGGCCAGCATTCACACGGTTGCGAATATTGCAGTCGGTGTATTGGTCGGTGTTGCAGTGATGTGGTTTTTGATTATGCCGGCGATTAATTCGTCAGAGAAAAAAGCATTGAATAAGCAGACCGTTTCATTTAGTGATCAGATTGCAGAACAGAAATCCCAGATCAGCGCACTGAAGACAGAACTGGAAACTTATCGGGCCAGCAGTGAAGAGACAGAAAATGCACAGGCAACTGCAGCTTCAACACAAGACAGCTATGAAGTCGTCATGAATATTGCAGAGCATTACAAATCCGAAGATATGAGTAATGCTGCCATGGCAGAAGAACTTATGAAAGTCAATGCAGATTCTCTTGGAGCTGTCGGAAGAGCAAAATTCGATGAACTGACCGGAAAGATTTATCCGGATGCCTGCAAAAAGCAATATAGAGCCGCAAAAGAAGCTTACGATTCAGGCGAGTATGATACAGTGATTTCCAGTCTCGAGACAGTTATGCAGATGGATGAAAGCTACAACGATGGTGCAGCGATGCTCCTTCTCGCACAAGGCTACGAGAAAAAAGGCGATCAGGATAAGGCCAACACGACTTATCAGAAAATCATCGAAACCTGGCCGGACACCGATGTAGCCACCCAGGCACAGCAGGCGCTCGACGCCCAGAGCGGAAATACTGACAACAGCGACAGCAAAAAATCCGACGACACCAAAAAAAACAGTGACAACGATGATAACGGTGACAACAATAATTAA